A segment of the uncultured Treponema sp. genome:
AGCTCCCCTGCGCCGATGATACTGCCAACCGGCGGGAAACTAGGACGCGGCCGGCTTTTTCCATACTCTCTTCATAGAGCCTCCCGCCAAGCGCGGGTGGCTCTTCTTTTTGCTAAGGCATCCTCCTGCACGGAAATCCCTGCCGGATAGAAATGACGCCTTGCTTTCCTATGATAAAGCGGAGTCTCCAGGCGGTTCCTTCGATAAAATAGAGAGGTTCTTGCAAATTTCCATGCGCTATTTGAGCTTCTTTATGAGCTCCTCGATTTCCTTTTCTGTTTTTACTTCAAAGAAAAAAATAGTTTCTATAACTTTTAATCCGTGTTTTACTGTTTTTTTTGATTGACAATATTTCAGTATTTACAGTATTATCTTTAAATTGGAGGTTTTAAATTGAAAAACTTAGTTAAATGTGTAGCTGTTGCTTTTTCAGTAATAGCACTTGCTTCATGCGGAACAACAAAAGAATCTGTAAAAGTTGTAACAGGAGCCTATGAGCGTTTGGATTGGCAGGGAAGAGCTACAGGCGCAGAAGTGCCGAATTGGGTTGTTGCTGTAGGCGACAATAACAAGAGACAAATTGTAAAAGAACTTGATCTTGACGGTTATATGGTTTGGACTTTCAATTCAAATGGACCAGATTTGGATTTTCTCCAGAACTGGACAGACAAAGTTGACCTTCAGAGCAATGTTGCACAGTCAATCAGCACTTCAATTGGACGTGCTACAGAAGCTTCTTTGAAAGCAGAACAGAGCATTGATACAACAAAAAGCGACAAGGCTCTCAAAGATGTTACAACAGTTCTTTCAAATGTACGTGTAAACGGTCTTGAAAAAATTGCTTCATACTGGATTAAGAGCCGCTTCTCTGAATCTGCAAAACCAAAGGCTGATTCTGATTACAAAACAATGTATACATACTATTCAGTATGGGCTTTGAAGAGCGACTTGTATCAGAGACAGATTAATGCAGCAATGCAGGATCTTCCTGAAAACACAGCACAGGATCCTCTTCTTATGAAACTCATCACAAGATCAATCGAAAAGACTATTCTTAATGAGGATTCAGGTTCAGATGCAAATGTAAGTTCTATATCTTATGATGCAGAAACAGACACAGTAAAATATGATGATGAAGAACCTGGAGCTGAATTCTAAATGAAGAAGTTTGCTTTTTTGTTTGCAGCTGTTTTTAGTGGTCTTATGATGGTTTCATGCGGAAGCACAAAGGTTTCCCGCGTTGATGCTGATGAGGTCATTGATTTAGACGGCTACTGGAACGAATCTGATGTCCGCATCGTTTGTGATTCTCTTATTGAAGAATGTATAAATTCTCCTAGAATTGCAAAATTTGAAGGACAGCAGGGACACGCTCCAGTTGTTATAATTGATTCTATACGCAATCAGAGCAGCGAGCATATTGACACTTCAATTGTTGAAAAGAAATTTCAGACTGCGATAATTAATTCTGGTGTTATGGAATTTGTTTCTAGCAGCACAGAAAGACAGGCTCTTAGAGAAGAAAAGGCTGACCAGGCTGACCATTCAACTTACGATACTGCAAAGGAAATGGATCAGGAAACTGGAGCTGACTTCATGCTTAAAGGCTCTGTTAAGACAATTGTGCAGTCCGCTGACGACAAAACAGTAAGAACTTACTATGTTTATGCAGAGTTGCATGACATTAAAACAAATAAAATTGTTTGGATGGCAGAAAACGACAGCATAAAGAAAGTTATTAAACGTCAGAAAGCAAAGCTCTAATTTGCACAAAAAAGGCATCTTCAGAATTTTCTGAGGATGCCATTTACTTTAAATCGGAGACGTTTTTATGAAAAAGCTCTCGCTTCTTTCTTTGCTTTTTGTATTTTTTTTTCTAGTTGGATGCGCTTCTACAAAAGTTGACTTGGAAGCTGAAAAATATTTTTCTGAAGGAAATTATTCAGCGTCTGCATCCGTTATTCAAAAATCAATAAATAAAAAAAATCCGCCGATAGACAAAGCTCTTGATGTGGCGATTCTAAATCATTATTCAAAAAATTATTTGCAGTCTTCAAAGGACTTTAACCAGACTGACCGCCAAATTGAAGATGCTTACACGAAAAGCATTTCAAAGACGACCGGCGCCGCTTCTTTAAATGAAAATATTTCCGATTATACTGGAAATGTTTATGAATATCTTTTGCTAAACGCATTTAATTCCTTGAATTACTACAACTTGGGCGAATTTGATGAAGCTCTTGTTGAAATCAGAAAAATCGAAAATAAACAAAAGGAATATATTTCAAAATACGGCGAACTTGCTTTGCAGGATTTGGATGTAGATACTGAAACTCTTGCCGACTCTGCAAAGACAATGAATGTAAATATGCGTGAAGTTTATAGGCAGACTCCGCGCAAACCTACGGAAAATGACATCTACAAAGATTCTGCGTTTGCGCATTATCTTGCGGCGTTAATGTATATTCAGGATAAAAGCGGAACTCCAGAACTTCATGTCCGAGAGTATGAAGCGATAAACCGCGGTGTAAAATGCGCTTCTTTGCGTGATGACTTAAAAATTCCTTCTGGAATGGGAAGGCTGGATTTTGTTTCGTTAGCTGGAAAAATTATTTGCCGTAAAGAAGGAACTGTTTATTTTCCGAGTTTTGCGGCGAATGGAACTCCAATTTTTTTAACTTCTGTAACGATTGCTGGCATTACAATTCCGGCTTTCAGGCTGAAATATGTTTATCCTTATGTTGAAGCGGATAAAAACGGCAATCTTGTAAAGCCGAGCGATTCAATTTCTTCTATAAAAGCTACGCTTTCTGACGGAAGCACTGCGCGCCTTAACCTTATTGAATGGTTTGATGAGGCTGTTCAAAAAGATGTTGCTTTAAAAGCCCGCAAAGATTTTATAAGAAGTATATTCCGCAGCACAACAAAAAAAGCTGCTGCTGTAACTTCTGCCGCTGTCGCTATACGAGCTACTCCTGAAAAGTTCCGGTCAATTACAGAAATTGCAGTTACAAAAGCTCTTGATGCTGTGGATTTTGCTGAAACTGCGGATATTCGCCAATGCCGTTATTTTCCGAGTTTTGCGGCTGGCGGAGGTTTTACGTTGAAGCCTGGAATTTATTCAGCGAAGGTTGAATATTTTGATACAAATGAAAAT
Coding sequences within it:
- a CDS encoding penicillin-binding protein activator LpoB is translated as MKKFAFLFAAVFSGLMMVSCGSTKVSRVDADEVIDLDGYWNESDVRIVCDSLIEECINSPRIAKFEGQQGHAPVVIIDSIRNQSSEHIDTSIVEKKFQTAIINSGVMEFVSSSTERQALREEKADQADHSTYDTAKEMDQETGADFMLKGSVKTIVQSADDKTVRTYYVYAELHDIKTNKIVWMAENDSIKKVIKRQKAKL